The sequence TGCTAGGCATCCGTGCCTGCTGCTCTGAGGGGCATCGCCCTGGACTGCTACCCTCCCTGCCCAGGCCTCACTCCTGTTCCTCCAGGCACTGGGCAGGGTCGCCCCAGGCCCTgctgcccaccccctcccacagAGAAGCACAGACCCTGGGCAGCTGCCCCCAAGCCCAGCCGGTACCGCTGCAGGCTTCCCCCACGCCCTGCCACTCTCCACTGTGATGTCAGTCAAGTCCCTCTCTGTCCTCAGGGGGCCTGAAGCGACCTGGGGGTGAGCCGGGTGGGTGCAGCCAGGGGAAGGGGCTGGGACGATTCTCCTCAGGCTTTGGCCCTGCAAGTGACCCTACGTGTCTGCTCTGTATGTAATAAATGTCTTAACACCATATTTCTGCGTCCCTGCGCCCAAACCAACTGGAGCACAAAAGTTTTCTTCCATTTATTACAAAAACAAATGCCGGGGCAAGCCAAGTACCAGAGCTGCGCCCTGGTGCGTTTGCAGGCGAGCTGTAAACGGGCGCGGGCTGGGCCGAGGCGCCTGAGAACCCCATCCAGGGCAGGAAGGCAACCAGAGCTCGGCAGGCGGGCCACCCACCTGCCCTCGGGAAGGCTGCTGCGGGGCTACCACAGCTCTGGGCTGGACCCCGGAGGGGTCGGGGTCAGCCGCAACCCAAGAGGCCCAGCTACTCGTACAGCCAGTGCCCCGCGCTATCCTCCCAGCACAGGAGCTCGTCTGTGCGGAACCAGAGTGCGATCTCGCGGCGGGCGCTCTCCACCGAGTCGCTGCCGTGAATCACGTTCCTGTGCGGGAGAGGCGGCATAAGCACAGCCCGGGGCAGGCAGAGCTCGGTCAGCGGCCCGCGCAGCCTAGTTGGGAGACTCGGAACCCGACTTACTTGCCGACCTCGATGCAGAAATCGCCGCGGATGGTGCCGGGCGCGGCGTCGGCCGGATTCGTGGCTCCGATGAGCGCCCGGGAAGCGCGTACAACGTCCAGACCCTGCCACACCTGCCGATAGGGTCGGAGGTCAGCTCCGGGTCAGCGTCCCGCCCACCCGCCCGCCCGTCGGCCGACACTCACCATGGCCACCACCGGCCCGGAGCCCATGTACTTGACCAGGCGCCCGAAGAAGGGGCGCTCGCGCAGCTCGGCATAGTGTTCCCGCAACAGCTCCTCCGAAGCCTGGGGAGGTAGAGGGACAGGCCGCGTGCTCGGGGGATTCCGGCCCCCGGGGCCCCGCCCCACTACCCACGGCTGGGGACTCCGGTGCTCACCTGCACCAGCTTCAGCGCCACCAGCTTGAAGCCCTTCCTCTCGAAGCGCCGCACGATCTCGCCCACGAGCCGCCGCTGCACGCCGTCGGGCTTCACGGCCAGGAAGGTGCGCTCGTGCACGCCGGTGTAGGCTGCGGGGACCGGCGGGGTCGGGGCGCGTCAGGCCCGGCTGCACCCCCTCCCCGTCCCGCCCAGCCCGGCCgcaccccctccctgccccgcgTGGCCCGGACCCCGCCGCTCACCCGCCGGGAAGAGGTTGGCGAAGATGGTCAACACCAGGCAGATCATGATGGCGACGGCGGGGCGCGGGCGGCgcgggcccggggcgggggcggtgcGAGGACCGGGGCGGAGCCTGTGCTTAAAGCGGCCTTGTTGCCGGGAGCCGCAGCCTCGGTGGGCGCAGCGAGGCGGTGCCTGTAGTCCACGCCCACACCGGGACCTCTACGGCCGCGCCCGGGCCGCCCCAGTCCCCTCGGGTCTCCGCACCAACGGCCGTAAGCAGCAGTGACagcctgttcctccctgaagcccTGCCACCAGCCCGCTTTGGTCCGTCAACCCCAAACTCAAAAGAAGCCACATCCCAGGCTACTTCATGTGCCTTTATTCATGTTCGGTTTCTGCCCGGGTGGTGGGAAGGGGAGCCAAGGTGGAAGTGACAGGCCAGCACTGGGCT is a genomic window of Bubalus kerabau isolate K-KA32 ecotype Philippines breed swamp buffalo chromosome 23, PCC_UOA_SB_1v2, whole genome shotgun sequence containing:
- the NME3 gene encoding nucleoside diphosphate kinase 3, coding for MICLVLTIFANLFPAAYTGVHERTFLAVKPDGVQRRLVGEIVRRFERKGFKLVALKLVQASEELLREHYAELRERPFFGRLVKYMGSGPVVAMVWQGLDVVRASRALIGATNPADAAPGTIRGDFCIEVGKNVIHGSDSVESARREIALWFRTDELLCWEDSAGHWLYE